The sequence ATCTTGAGGGTCCATGTCGGGAACTCGCCGCGTTCGATGGCCTCGACGAGGTCGGTGTTGTGCGACTCGGGGGCACGGCCTGCCAACTCGGCGGCCTCCTCGGTGGTGAGCGTCTTGATGCCCTGGTCGGTCTTGAAGTGGTACTTGACCCAGGTGCGTTCGCCATCCGCGTTCACCCACTGGAACGTGTGGCTGCCGAAGCCGTCCATGTGGCGATACGAGGCGGGGATGCCGCGGTCGCCGAACAGCCACGTGAACATGTGGGTGGCCTCGGGGCCGTGGGAGAAGAAGTCGAAGACGTTCTCGGCTTCCTGCTTGTTGGTGAACGGGTCGGGCTTTTGGGAGTGGATGAAGTCGGGGAACTTCAGCGGGTCCTTCAGGAAGAAGATCGGTGTGTTGTTGCCGACGAGGTCGTAGTTGCCCTCGGCCGTGTAGAACTTCACCGCGAAGCCGCGGGGGTCGCGCACCGCTTCGGGGGCGCCACGTCCGCCGGCGACGGTCGAGAAGCGGACGAACACTTCGGTCTGCTTGGCGACCTCGGAGAGGAAGTCGGCTGAGGTGTACTTCGTGACATCGGCGGTGACGGTGAACGTGCCATATGCACCCGAACCGCGGGCATGCACGACTCGCTCGGGGATGCGCTCACGGTTGAAGCGGGCCAGTTTCTCGATCAGGTGTTGGTCCTGCAACATCACCGCGCCGTTGGGGCCTGCGGTCTGGGAGTTCTGATTGTCGGCAACCGGGGTGCCGGCCTCGTTGGTCAGTGGTGGTCGTTGGCTCAAGTTCGTCACGATTCGCTCCTGGGGTGTTGGTGTACGACCATCGTCGTCTCGG comes from Microthrixaceae bacterium and encodes:
- a CDS encoding catalase; translated protein: MSQRPPLTNEAGTPVADNQNSQTAGPNGAVMLQDQHLIEKLARFNRERIPERVVHARGSGAYGTFTVTADVTKYTSADFLSEVAKQTEVFVRFSTVAGGRGAPEAVRDPRGFAVKFYTAEGNYDLVGNNTPIFFLKDPLKFPDFIHSQKPDPFTNKQEAENVFDFFSHGPEATHMFTWLFGDRGIPASYRHMDGFGSHTFQWVNADGERTWVKYHFKTDQGIKTLTTEEAAELAGRAPESHNTDLVEAIERGEFPTWTLKMQFMSDADAKRYRINPFDVTKVWNYADFPLVEVGKLELNRNADNFFGEVEQAGFDPGSFVPGIGPSPDRMLQGRLFAYGDAHRYRLGINHTQLPVNAPHATTAQNYGRDGLMALGTNGGRSRNYEPNSFDGPAQSNVALYAGIDSDGATGSYEWEQRETDYFTQAGDLYRLIDEDAKARLVDNIASTLAQIDAADARGIIERSVSYFRAADPDYGARIEARIAELRG